DNA from Hwangdonia lutea:
GTGTTAAAGTTGAAGAACTGTGCCAAATCTATACCTTCGATCAAGTGCATCAAATGATTTCTACTGTGACTTCAAAAGTGGAAGAGCATACGCATCCCGTTGATATTATAAAAAGTACATTCCCCATGGGCAGCATGACCGGTGCGCCCAAAATTTCGGCCATGAAAATTATTGAAGATTTGGAGGAAACCAAACGCGGACTCTATTCTGGTGCCGTTGGCTATTTTTCGCCAACTAGCGATTTCGATTTCAACGTCGTTATTCGCAGTATTTTATACAACCAAACAAAAAAATATGTCTCGTATTCCGTGGGTGGAGCGATTACGTCAAAAAGCAAACCTTTAAACGAATACGAAGAATGTTTGGTAAAAGCCAAAGCGATGCGAACGGTTTTAGAGCACTAGCCCAAACGTTCCTTTAAGCTTTCAATGGTTAAATTTAAAATGCGTTTTACGCGTTTTGCTTCAATGTTTTTAATTTCGGCAACCTCATCGTAATCCAGTCTTCCAAAAACGAATAAATCTACAATTTCCGATACTTTTAAGGGCAATAAGGTGTAGAATTTACCCAAAATATTTTTGTTGTTTAATGCCGACATGTCTTCAACCTCAAGCGCATTTTGTATCGAGATGTCATCATTGTCATAAATAAAAAGAGTCTTGTGTTTATGGTCTTGTTTGTACGAAATATCATTGAGCTCTTCGTTCATAATAAAATCAAAATCCTCATCAACAGTAAAAAGCTCTTCCAATCCGTCCAATTCTTCTTCTAAAATATCGTTCGTACTTAGCGTGTGTTGATGAAAAGCTTCTCTTTCAAACAGCTCATTTAAATCGGAATCCACAATTTTGAAAAGCTTGATTTTTATGGCGAAAGCATCCATGTCTAAATCGTAACCACCTTCGTAAAATTTGGCAATTGCTTCGTCTATAAAATCGTTTGAGACATACATGTTTTTTGGAATGATACCTTTTGATTCCGCTATATACAACCGGTGCTTTATGTATGCCTGTAAATGTTGCGTTGCCGAAACAACTTTTTTATTAAAGGTATCTATGGTGGTTTTGTCGTTTAATTTATCTGTTGAGCACATAATTTTAGGTATTAAATTTATACTTTAAAGTTACAAAAAACATAGTTTTTAAATATGATTTTTATCATTGTTATCTGCTTATAAGTTGTGTATATAAAGGGGTAATGTTGTATATTTGAAAACATGCTGGAACAATTCAAAGACCATATAAAAAAGGATTTTTCATTCTTAAAAAAAAGCAAGTTGCTCATTGCCATTTCCGGCGGAATGGATAGTGTGGTTTTAACGCATTTATGCCATCAATTGCATTTTAATATGGCGCTAGCTCATTGCAATTTTAATTTACGAGGCCATGAAAGTGATGCCGATGAAACCTTCGTTTTAGATGTAGCCGAAGATTTAGAATTGGAAGTGTTTATTGAAAGTTTTGATACCGAAACCTTTGCCAAAGACAATAAAATTTCCATACAAATGGCAGCCCGTGAGTTGCGCTATAATTGGTTTGACGAACTAACTAACCAACTAAAATTCGATTATATTTTAACGGCACATCACGCCGATGATAATTTGGAAACTTTTCTCATCAATTTATCTCGTGGTACGGGTTTAGAGGGGTTAACGGGAATTCCTGCGGATAATAATAAGTTAGTAAGGCCATTATTGCCCTTTTCCAGAGAAGCGATTGGAACGTACGCCAATACAAAAAAAATGAAGTGGCGAGAGGATAGCAGCAACGCCTCAACAAAATATTTACGGAACAAATTGCGGCACGATGTCATTCCTATTTTAAAGGAGGTAAATCCGCAACTACTTCATAATTTTCAAAATACGCTAAGCCACCTAAAAGGGTCTTCACATATAATTGCCGAAAGTATTGATGCTTTTTTAAGCAAGGCCATTGAAAGTATGGATAATAACAAAGTTAAATTTAAAATTTCAGAATTTAAAAAGCTCAAACACCCAAAGCCTTATTTATACGAAACTTTTAAGGAATTCGGTTTTACACAATGGGATGATATTCTTAATTTGTTGGATGCTGAAACCGGGAAACAAGTGTTTTCAGCAACGTACAGGCTTATTAAAAATAGGGCGCATTTATTATTAAGTGAAATAAATTTAGATGAAAGTATACCGATTTTAATTTCTGAAAACGATAACAAAGTAGAAACCTCGTTCGGAATCCTGTTTTTCGATGAAGCAGATGCCGTTTCAAAACAACAAAGCAGTTGTATATATGTGGATAAGGTTAAATTGAAATTCCCTTTAATCCTCCGGAAATGGGAGGAAGGCGATGTGTTTTATCCTTTTGGTATGCAGGGTAAAAAAAAATTAAGCAAATACTTTAAAGACGAAAAATTATCGCTTTTAGATAAAGAAAAAATATGGTTGTTATGTTCAGACAATAAGATTGTGTGGGTCATTGGTAAACGCGCAGATAATCGATTTAAAGTAACTGAAAGCACAAAACAAATTCTAAAGATTGAATTGAAATAATACTGTCATGCTGAGCGCAGTCGAAGCATCTCAATAAACTTATAATTTGAAACTACAAGGCAACATAGTCGATATACAAAACAAGCGCATTTTTAAGGGCGAAGTGGTTATCGAAAATAAAAGGATAGCATCCATCACCGAAAAAAACCACGGTAATAATCATTTCATCCTTCCTGGTTTTGTCGATGCCCATATTCATATAGAAAGCTCGATGCTCGTTCCAAGTGAATTTGCACGTTTAGCGGTAACTCACGGTACAGTGGCAACGGTTTCCGATCCGCACGAAATCGCCAATGTTTTGGGCGTAAAAGGTGTGGAATTTATGATTAAAAACGGCAAACAAACCCCATTCAAATTCAATTTTGGCGCACCGTCCTGTGTGCCGGCGACCACATTCGAATCAGCCGGAGCGGTTATAAATTCAGACGACATCCAAAAACTTCTCGAAAACCCGGACATCAAGTATTTGGCAGAAATGATGAATTACCCCGGGGTTTTGTTTGATGATTCCGAAGTGCTAAAAAAAATAGCTTGGGCAAAACAGTATAACAAACCCATCGACGGACACGCTCCAGGTTTGCGAGGCGACAAAATCACCAAATATATAAACGCAGGAATATCAACAGACCACGAGTGTTTTACTTATGATGAAGGCTTGGAAAAACTTCAAAAAGGCATGAAGGTTTTAATTCGAGAGGGTAGTGCCGCCAAAAATTTTGAAGCTTTAATCGATTTGCTTCCGGAACATTATGAAAATATGATGTTTTGTAGCGATGACAAACATCCGGACGATTTAATAATCAGCCACATCAATAACCTTTGTGCCCGGGCAGTTTCAAAAGGAATCGATGTGTTTAAGGTATTGCAAGCAGCATGTATAAATCCGGTAAAACACTATAACCTCGATGTTGGTTTGGTGCAAGAAGGCGATTATGCGGATTGCATTGTAGTTGAAGATTTAAAGACTTTTAAAACGCTTCAAACTTATATAAATGGCGAACTGGTTTTTAACAACAATGAATCATTAATTAAATCTATACCTTTTGAAATATTGAATAATTTCAACTGTAATAAAAAACATATTTCAGATTTTATATATGAATCTTCAGCAAAGCAAATTCGGGTTATTGAAGCTTTGGAAGGACAGTTGGTAACCAACGAAATTATTGAAGATACTTTAATAGAAAACGGTAATTTAGTTTCTAATGTTGGCAAAGATATTTTGAAAATGGTTGTTGTTAATCGTTATAACGATGAAAAACCAGCGATTGCATTCATAAAAAACTTCGGATTAAAAGAAGGCGCCATCGCATCTTCCGTGGGTCACGATTCACATAATATCATTGCCGTTGGCGTGTCGGACGAAGCGATTTGTAAAGCCGTTAATCTCCTCATAGAAAACAAAGGTGGTATTTGTGCCGTATCCAATTCTGAAGAAAAAATAGTGCCACTTCCCGTGGCTGGAATTATGAGCGATAAAGATGGTAAAACCATTGGAAAACAATACGCCGAATTGGATAAAATGGCAAAACAACTTGGTAGCACATTGAAAGCACCGTACATGACGCTCTCATTTATGGCACTATTGGTTATCCCATCATTAAAATTGAGCGATAAAGGCTTGTTTAACGGAACAGATTTTAAGTTTACGACTTTGGAGGTGTGAATTGAATGACCGAAAACTGAGACTGCCAAATGAATACTGCCAACTGAACACTAAAACATGCCCATAATTAAACCGACTTACAAACCGCCATTCTATTTTAAAAACGGATTTATTTCAACCGTGTATTCCGGATTATTCAGACGTGTAAATAGCATAAATCAAAAACGGGAACGCATCACTTTAACCGATGGCGATTTTATAGATTTAGACTGGAGTTTTTCAAAAGAAAAAACCAATAAACTCATTATTATATTGCATGGTTTGGAAGGTAATGCACAACGCCCTTATATGACTGGCACCGCAAAATTGTTTAATAACCATGCTGTTGATGCCGTTTGTGTAAATTTTAGAGGCTGTAGTGGTGAAGCTAATTTAAAATACAGGAGTTACCATTCTGGAGCTACCGACGATTTAATTGAAATTATTCAACATATTATCTCAACAAAGCACTATGCTGATATTTATTTAAAAGGGTTCAGTCTCGGTGGCAATGTTATTTTAAAATATTTAGGTGAAGGCAATAAAATTCCTCAACAAATTAAAGCGGCCATAGCAGTTTCCGTGCCTTGTTATTTAAAAGGTTCAGCTAAAGAATTACACACCTTTAAAAACATATTGTATCACGATAGATTTAAAAGACATTTGGTAAAAAACCTAAAAAACAAACAATTGCAATTTTCTGATTTACTGAGTGTTGAAGCTATTAAGTCCATAAAAACTTTAAGTGATTTTGATAATGTTTATACCTCTAAAGCACATGGTTTTAAGGATGCTTTAGATTATTATGAAAAAAGTAGCAGTCTACAATTTCTTCCACATATAAAAACACCAACCTTGATTATAAACGCGCTAAACGATTCGTTTTTATCGCCCGAATGTTATCCTGTAAAAGAAGCCAAGGCAAACCAATACCTACATTTAGAAATGCCAAACCATGGCGGGCACGTTGGTTTTATCGATAAAAAAAATGTATACTACAACGAACAACGCGCTTTGGAGTTTATTAAATCCTTGTTAAAAAAATAAGAATCTGTAAAAATAGCTTTTAATTTTTTTGTATTTTTTGAGACAATTCAACAATCCTTCAAACTAAAAAAATAATTATGCCAACATTCACATTAAAAATCAATAACAAAACCCATACTGTCGAGGCAGATATGGACACCCCTTTGCTTTGGGTATTAAGAGATCAAATAGATTTGGTAGGTACTAAATATGGCTGCGGTGTTGGTCAATGCGGTGCGTGTACCATACATGCCGATGGTACGGCGATGCGCAGTTGCTTATTGCAAATATCGCAGGCCGAAGGCATGAATATTACAACTATTGAAGGGCTTTCGGAAGATGGAAAACATCCCGTACAAGAAGCTTGGAAAGAGGTAGATGTGCCACAATGTGGGTATTGTCAAGCGGGGCAAATTATGACAGCCTCGGCATTTTTGAAGAAGAATCCCACTCCTTCCGAATCTGAAATTAGAAACGCCATGCATGGAAATATTTGCAGATGTGCCGCATACAATAGTATTGAAGAAGCCGTTAAAGTAGCTTCAAAAAAATTAAGTTAACCAACCTAAATAGAAAACAATGATACCTTCAAATAAAAATACATTCAGTAGAAGATCTTTCTTAAAATCATCAGCATTGGCAGGTGGTGGTATGATAATAGGTTTTAACTTGTTTAATGCTTGTAGGTTTGACGTTAAACCTTCAATCGATTTAAGCCAATTAAATTATAACGATTTTAATGCTTTTATTAAAATTTCCCCAGAAGGGAAAGTCACTATTTTTTCACCTAACCCCGAAATTGGTCAAGGTGTAAAAACCTCAATGCCCATGATTATTGCTGAAGAATTGGAAGTGGCTTGGGATGATGTTTACGTTGTTCAAGCACCTTTGGATACTAAAAATTATACGCGTCAAGTGGCTGGAGGCAGTCAATCTATACGGCACGGTTGGACAGCTTTAAGGCAAACTGGGGCAACAGCAAAACAAATGTTGGTAAATGCTGCTGCTGCCAAATGGGGCGTTGAAGCTTCGGAATGTACAGTTAAAAATGGCGTAATAACCAACGCTAAAGGAGAAACTTTAGGTTATGGCGATGTGGTTTCAGAAGCGGCTGTACTCGAAGTTCCGGAAAACGTAACTTTAAAAGACCCTAAAGATTTTACCATTATAGGGCAGGGTAAAGGCAATGTTGATATTGATAGAATAATTACCGGAAAACCATTGTTCGGTTTAGATTATAAAGTAGATGGCATGTTGTACGCATCCGTTTTGAGGCCACCGGCATTTGGTCAGGTTTTGGATTCTTATGATGCTTCTGCGGCTAAATCTTTGCCCGGTGTTGTTGATGTGATTACCATTGGAAAAAAAGTAAGAGAATTTCAAGAAGCTGGAAAAAACAATTGGACCATGCAAATAAGCAGTTCTGATAAAGTTGTTGTTATTGCGAAAACAACTTGGGATGCTTTTAAAGGTAAAAAGGCATTGAAAGCAACTTGGAAAACCGATACGCCACTTGAAAGCACCGAGAAGCATGATGAAATTTTATTGGATTTGTTAAACGGAAAAGACTTTAATACACGGCGTAAAGATGGTGACGTAAAAAAGGCTTTTGCAAAAGCTGATAAAGTAATTGAGCGCATTTACGAATCTCCGTTTTTGCCTCACAATACTTTGGAACCGATGAATTTTTTCGCAAATGTTACTGATGATAAAGTAGAATTGGTAGGTCCCGTTCAAACCCCTCAAGCGGCTCAAACCGTTGTGGCTGAATTATTAGGGCGCGATATTGAAACCGTGCATTTGGATATGACCCGAATGGGCGGTGGTTTTGGAAGACGCCTTTATGGCGATTTTGTTTATGAAGCTGCCGAAATTTCAGATGCCATTAGAAAGCCCATTAAAATGGTGTCTTCAAGAGAAGATGATATGACAACCGGGGTTTATCGCCCTGCAATTAAATACAAAATTGCTGCATCCATTAAAGATGGAAAACTAACCGGTTATCATTTAAAAGAGGCTGCAGCAAATTCAAATATGTATGGTTTAATACCTCATTTCTTTCCGGCAGGTGCTATTGAAAACTATCAAGTCGATACGGCCAACTATCAAAGTAATATCACCACAGGCGCATGGAGAGCACCGTATACAAACTTTTTGGCGAGTGCAGAGCAAAGCTTCTTTGATGAAATTGCCGAGGCATTAGGGGTTGATAGAGTAAAACTGCATATGGATTTGTTGGATAACGTAAAAATGAATCCAGAACCTAATATTGAATATGACCCGGAAAGGCTTCAGAATGTTTTACAACTCGCTGTTAAAAAATCCAATTGGGGAAAAACCGAAGCAGGTGTTTATCAAGGGCTTTCTGTGTATTACTGTCATAACACCCATGTCGCCGAGGTTGCAGATATTACTATGGAAAACGGTGTACCCATTGTAAAAAAAGTCACTTGCGCCATTGATTGTGGTATTGTTGTAAATCCATTAGGTGCCATAAATCAAGCAAAAGGTGGTATTTTAGATGGAATTGGACACGCCTTGTATTCCGATTTCGGATTTATCGATGGCATCCCACAATCCAATAATTTTAATTCCTATCAGCTTATTAGAATGGGGCAAACCCCAAAAGTAGATATTCATTTTATTGAGAGTGATATTGATCCCACCGGATTGGGCGAACCCACGTTGCCACCTGTTGGAGCAGCAGTTGCCAATGCTATTTATAAAGCTACGGGCAAACGCTTAACAAAACAACCTTATATGAGTAATTTGAATGTTGAAGAAAAGGTTTTAGGCTAAAAAATTAATACTAAGAAATCAAAAGCCTTTTATGTGAAGGCTTTTTTTACTTCATATTCATGACACACGAATTTAAGGAAATAGTAAAAGCGGGGACAACAGCAAAATCACAAGGTCTAAAATCTGTTTTGGCATCTGTGGTAGCATTGGATGGCTCATCCTATAGAAGACCAGGCGTAAGAATGCTCATTCTTGAAAATGGAAAAATGATTGGTGCCGTAAGCGGCGGATGTGTTGAAAAGGAAATCTTACTGCAATCGGATACCGTTTTTAAAACAGGTGAAGCCAAAATGATGACCTACGATGGTCGATATCGTTTAGGTTGCGAAGGCATTTTATATATTTTATTGGAAGTTTTCAACCCCAATGAAACGTTTTTAAAGGCTTTCAAAAACTGTTTAGAAGACAGAAATACATTCGATATACAATCTTATTTCGAAAAAAAGGAAGGTGTTTTTTCTGGAATGGGCACTCAGGTAAAAATCGATAATAAGTCGTTTTCAATTTCCGGAAATAACCTAGAAAACCAAAACGATACCCTTCTAAACTTCCAACAAAACATGCCACCGTGTTTTAAATTGATAATTATTGGCGCCGAACACGATGCGGTGCAACTCTGTAAATATGCCGCTTTAACGGGTTGGGAAGTCACCATTGTTTCAGGAGCATCAGAAGCCAAATCGATTTCAGATTTTCCAGGTGCGCATCGTTTTTCTGCGATTTCCCCAGAGGAAATGGATGTTACATTAATCGATAATCAAACTGCTATTGTGTTAATGACTCATAATTTTGCAACCGATTTACGCTATTTAGTCGCATTAAAAGATACCAATCCAAATTATATTGGGTTATTGGGGCCAACAAAGCGACGCGAAGATTTGCTGTCTCAATTTATTGAATATTGCCCGAATGTGGAAGATGATTTTTTAGATAAAATCCATGGTCCGGCAGGTTTAAACATCGGTTCCGAAACGCCACAGGAAATAGCCATTTCCATTATTTCCGAAATCTTATGTGTGATAAGACAGGAAGAACCCATATCTTTAAGTAAGAAAACGGGGCGGATTCATACGTCGTAGTTAGCTTTAAATGGGCAAAGAATGGATAGTCGAACTAAAGAAATAATATTTCGATTTGAAAAATCCTGGAATGATACAGAAAAGATTTTCGATATGCTGTTGGAAAATGGATTTGAAAGGTTAAAACCTGTTCGTGAATTTATTACTGAATTAAAGAAAAAAGAAGAAAATCATAATTTTAGAATTGGGACTTCTATGTACCGACTTATTTTTTCTCGTTCAATCGAACACGGGTTGCGTGACGACCAAAAACTATTGATTATTGATACTCTTGACAAAAACGATTATGAAGTAATCTTGAGAGACGGTTTTAAAAAATATAGAAAATACAGGGTTAACGACTTAAATGACCCTAAACTGACGAAATTATTAGAAACCCTAAAAGGAACTTTAATCGACTAATTATGGCAACTCAAATCTGTCCGAATTGCGAAATAGATGCTTTTAGTTGGAATGTGGATGAAGAAGAGTCTAATCAGACAATTTGGTACTGTCCAAATTGTCAATATCGAGCGTTTGAGCATGAAACTGAAGAACGAGATTGTTTAAAGTGCGGAAAGAAAACGGAATCGAAATTAAAAGATGATGATAAAGAATATTGGTGGTGTTCAAATTGTAATTCGACCGAAATAGTATAAACTTCATCTTACTCGTATATATTTATTACTTGGTTCCATTTTATTTATGAAGCATTCATATAGTTTTAAATAACATTTACTTTAATTTCTTTTGCAAACTCCATCAAACATATCCATCATCATATTAGCGGCCGGTGCCTCAAAACGCATGGGAACTCCTAAACAACTTCTAAAATGGGGAAATTCCACGCTAATTGGTAATGCCATTGAAACCGCTTTAAAATTGCAAGTAAACGAGGTGATTGTGGTTTTAGGCGCGCATTACAATCTTATTAAAAAGGAAATTTCAAACTATCCCATAACCATTTTAAACAATGAAGATTGGCAAAAAGGTTTGGGCAGGTCCTTAGCTTTTGGCGTTGAATATATCGCGAATTCAAAACAAAATATTGATGGAATTTTAGTAACTTTAGCAGACCAACCTTTAATCGACACTGTATTTCTGAATAAATTAATTGATGAATTTAATAAAGGGCAACATCTTATAATTGCAACATCGTATAAAAACAAAAAATACGGCGTTCCCGTTATTTTCAATCAGATTTATTTTAAGGAATTAAGAACCTTAAATGATGATTTTGGTGCTAAACACCTTTTAAAAAAGCATAAGTCATCAGTTAAAATTATAACACCAGAGTTAGAAAATTTAGATTTAGATTTAAAAGCAGATTACGAATCACTTTACAAGAAACATTTTGATAGTAAATGAGCACATCACCAGAACATAAAGCCAGCACACCAGAAAAGTTTACCGATTTAAAAACTGGTGAACCGCATACAAACAGTGCTGGATTTGGTGCTTTAAAATCTGTTTTTGGTCAGGTTACAAAATACATGAAGCCTGTCGATGCCATTAAATTATCACTTAAAATAAATCAAAAAGGCGGATTTGATTGCCCCGGTTGCGCATGGCCCGATCCCGACGACGAGCGTTCTGCATTAGGCGAATATTGCGAAAACGGATTGAAAGCCATGGCCGAGGAAGCCCAAAATAAAACCATTGGCGAAGAGTTTTTTGCAACACATTCCGTTGAAGCCCTCGTCGAATTATCAGATTTTGAAATCGGTAAATCTGGGCGCTTGTCCGAGCCCATGTTTTTGGCAAAGGACGCCACTCATTATCAACCCATTGCTTGGGAAGATGCTTTTACCAAAGTGGCAAGTCATTTAAACACTTTAAACCATCCCGATGAAGCGGTGTTTTATACCTCTGGAAGAACCACTAACGAAGCCGCATTTTTATATCAATTATTTGTACGCGAATTTGGTACGTCCAATTTACCAGACTGCTCCAATATGTGTCACGAAGCAAGTGGCAGCGCACTATCTGAAACCTTGGGCATTGGTAAAGGTTCGGTAACTTTAGATGATTTGTACAAAGCCGAAGTGGTTATGGTTGTTGGCCAGAACCCGGGTACTAACCACCCTAGAATGTTAACCGCTTTAGAAAAATGCAAAAAAAATGGCGGTAAGATTATTGCTGTAAACCCGTTGCCGGAAGCAGGTTTAATAAAGTTTACCAATCCGCAAAACCCCATAAAATTATTAACCGGTGGCACGAGTATAGCCGATGTTTTTGTGCCGATTAAAATTAATGGCGATGTCGCTTTTATAAAAGCCTTGTTGCTTAAATTATTGGAAAAAGAGGAACAAAGCGGTGATGTATTTGATAAGGCATTTATTGAAGCATTCACCCATGGCTACGACGCTTTTATTGCCGATTTGAAAACATACAATTTCGATGAATGTTTACAAGCTTCGGGAATTACAAAAACCGTTTTTGATGAGGTTTTCAATCTTATATTAAACAACGAAAAAATCATTGTTTGTTGGGCCATGGGCTTAACACAACATGAAAATGCCGTAGATAACATACGAGAAATAGTAAATCTATTATTGTTAAAAGGAAGCATCGGTAAAGAAGGCGCAGGCACTTGTCCAGTACGCGGACATTCCAATGTACAAGGCGATAGAACCGTAGGTATTTGGGAATCGGCGCCACAAGCTTTTTTAGATAAAATTGAGGCAAAGTACGGTTTTAAACCCACCACAAAACACGGCTATTCGGTTATCGATGCCATAAAAGCC
Protein-coding regions in this window:
- the tilS gene encoding tRNA lysidine(34) synthetase TilS; the encoded protein is MLEQFKDHIKKDFSFLKKSKLLIAISGGMDSVVLTHLCHQLHFNMALAHCNFNLRGHESDADETFVLDVAEDLELEVFIESFDTETFAKDNKISIQMAARELRYNWFDELTNQLKFDYILTAHHADDNLETFLINLSRGTGLEGLTGIPADNNKLVRPLLPFSREAIGTYANTKKMKWREDSSNASTKYLRNKLRHDVIPILKEVNPQLLHNFQNTLSHLKGSSHIIAESIDAFLSKAIESMDNNKVKFKISEFKKLKHPKPYLYETFKEFGFTQWDDILNLLDAETGKQVFSATYRLIKNRAHLLLSEINLDESIPILISENDNKVETSFGILFFDEADAVSKQQSSCIYVDKVKLKFPLILRKWEEGDVFYPFGMQGKKKLSKYFKDEKLSLLDKEKIWLLCSDNKIVWVIGKRADNRFKVTESTKQILKIELK
- the ade gene encoding adenine deaminase produces the protein MKLQGNIVDIQNKRIFKGEVVIENKRIASITEKNHGNNHFILPGFVDAHIHIESSMLVPSEFARLAVTHGTVATVSDPHEIANVLGVKGVEFMIKNGKQTPFKFNFGAPSCVPATTFESAGAVINSDDIQKLLENPDIKYLAEMMNYPGVLFDDSEVLKKIAWAKQYNKPIDGHAPGLRGDKITKYINAGISTDHECFTYDEGLEKLQKGMKVLIREGSAAKNFEALIDLLPEHYENMMFCSDDKHPDDLIISHINNLCARAVSKGIDVFKVLQAACINPVKHYNLDVGLVQEGDYADCIVVEDLKTFKTLQTYINGELVFNNNESLIKSIPFEILNNFNCNKKHISDFIYESSAKQIRVIEALEGQLVTNEIIEDTLIENGNLVSNVGKDILKMVVVNRYNDEKPAIAFIKNFGLKEGAIASSVGHDSHNIIAVGVSDEAICKAVNLLIENKGGICAVSNSEEKIVPLPVAGIMSDKDGKTIGKQYAELDKMAKQLGSTLKAPYMTLSFMALLVIPSLKLSDKGLFNGTDFKFTTLEV
- a CDS encoding YheT family hydrolase translates to MPIIKPTYKPPFYFKNGFISTVYSGLFRRVNSINQKRERITLTDGDFIDLDWSFSKEKTNKLIIILHGLEGNAQRPYMTGTAKLFNNHAVDAVCVNFRGCSGEANLKYRSYHSGATDDLIEIIQHIISTKHYADIYLKGFSLGGNVILKYLGEGNKIPQQIKAAIAVSVPCYLKGSAKELHTFKNILYHDRFKRHLVKNLKNKQLQFSDLLSVEAIKSIKTLSDFDNVYTSKAHGFKDALDYYEKSSSLQFLPHIKTPTLIINALNDSFLSPECYPVKEAKANQYLHLEMPNHGGHVGFIDKKNVYYNEQRALEFIKSLLKK
- a CDS encoding (2Fe-2S)-binding protein, yielding MPTFTLKINNKTHTVEADMDTPLLWVLRDQIDLVGTKYGCGVGQCGACTIHADGTAMRSCLLQISQAEGMNITTIEGLSEDGKHPVQEAWKEVDVPQCGYCQAGQIMTASAFLKKNPTPSESEIRNAMHGNICRCAAYNSIEEAVKVASKKLS
- a CDS encoding xanthine dehydrogenase family protein molybdopterin-binding subunit, with translation MIPSNKNTFSRRSFLKSSALAGGGMIIGFNLFNACRFDVKPSIDLSQLNYNDFNAFIKISPEGKVTIFSPNPEIGQGVKTSMPMIIAEELEVAWDDVYVVQAPLDTKNYTRQVAGGSQSIRHGWTALRQTGATAKQMLVNAAAAKWGVEASECTVKNGVITNAKGETLGYGDVVSEAAVLEVPENVTLKDPKDFTIIGQGKGNVDIDRIITGKPLFGLDYKVDGMLYASVLRPPAFGQVLDSYDASAAKSLPGVVDVITIGKKVREFQEAGKNNWTMQISSSDKVVVIAKTTWDAFKGKKALKATWKTDTPLESTEKHDEILLDLLNGKDFNTRRKDGDVKKAFAKADKVIERIYESPFLPHNTLEPMNFFANVTDDKVELVGPVQTPQAAQTVVAELLGRDIETVHLDMTRMGGGFGRRLYGDFVYEAAEISDAIRKPIKMVSSREDDMTTGVYRPAIKYKIAASIKDGKLTGYHLKEAAANSNMYGLIPHFFPAGAIENYQVDTANYQSNITTGAWRAPYTNFLASAEQSFFDEIAEALGVDRVKLHMDLLDNVKMNPEPNIEYDPERLQNVLQLAVKKSNWGKTEAGVYQGLSVYYCHNTHVAEVADITMENGVPIVKKVTCAIDCGIVVNPLGAINQAKGGILDGIGHALYSDFGFIDGIPQSNNFNSYQLIRMGQTPKVDIHFIESDIDPTGLGEPTLPPVGAAVANAIYKATGKRLTKQPYMSNLNVEEKVLG
- a CDS encoding XdhC family protein — encoded protein: MTHEFKEIVKAGTTAKSQGLKSVLASVVALDGSSYRRPGVRMLILENGKMIGAVSGGCVEKEILLQSDTVFKTGEAKMMTYDGRYRLGCEGILYILLEVFNPNETFLKAFKNCLEDRNTFDIQSYFEKKEGVFSGMGTQVKIDNKSFSISGNNLENQNDTLLNFQQNMPPCFKLIIIGAEHDAVQLCKYAALTGWEVTIVSGASEAKSISDFPGAHRFSAISPEEMDVTLIDNQTAIVLMTHNFATDLRYLVALKDTNPNYIGLLGPTKRREDLLSQFIEYCPNVEDDFLDKIHGPAGLNIGSETPQEIAISIISEILCVIRQEEPISLSKKTGRIHTS
- a CDS encoding nucleotidyltransferase family protein, with amino-acid sequence MQTPSNISIIILAAGASKRMGTPKQLLKWGNSTLIGNAIETALKLQVNEVIVVLGAHYNLIKKEISNYPITILNNEDWQKGLGRSLAFGVEYIANSKQNIDGILVTLADQPLIDTVFLNKLIDEFNKGQHLIIATSYKNKKYGVPVIFNQIYFKELRTLNDDFGAKHLLKKHKSSVKIITPELENLDLDLKADYESLYKKHFDSK
- a CDS encoding FdhF/YdeP family oxidoreductase, encoding MSTSPEHKASTPEKFTDLKTGEPHTNSAGFGALKSVFGQVTKYMKPVDAIKLSLKINQKGGFDCPGCAWPDPDDERSALGEYCENGLKAMAEEAQNKTIGEEFFATHSVEALVELSDFEIGKSGRLSEPMFLAKDATHYQPIAWEDAFTKVASHLNTLNHPDEAVFYTSGRTTNEAAFLYQLFVREFGTSNLPDCSNMCHEASGSALSETLGIGKGSVTLDDLYKAEVVMVVGQNPGTNHPRMLTALEKCKKNGGKIIAVNPLPEAGLIKFTNPQNPIKLLTGGTSIADVFVPIKINGDVAFIKALLLKLLEKEEQSGDVFDKAFIEAFTHGYDAFIADLKTYNFDECLQASGITKTVFDEVFNLILNNEKIIVCWAMGLTQHENAVDNIREIVNLLLLKGSIGKEGAGTCPVRGHSNVQGDRTVGIWESAPQAFLDKIEAKYGFKPTTKHGYSVIDAIKAMYENKAKVFFGLGGNFISAVPDTNYAAQALANCNLTVHVSTKLNRSHLVTGKEALILPCLGRSEKDYQKTGVQTQSVENSMGIVSSTRGILEPCSKALLSEVAVVCGIAHATLKERSKIDWLKYKDDYNLVRDDIQEVVEGFDDYNKRLKNPSGFYLPNGARIRKFKTKTGKAQFSINKLPNWKLKNDELIMMTIRSHDQFNTTIYGLNDRYRGVYNERRIIFMNRDDMKIRGLHEQQVVNLKSKFNGVTRVANKFKVIGYDIPKNCCATYFPETNVLVPLDSFAHTAKTPASKSVIITVEAA